The following proteins are encoded in a genomic region of Toxotes jaculatrix isolate fToxJac2 chromosome 3, fToxJac2.pri, whole genome shotgun sequence:
- the ralgapb gene encoding ral GTPase-activating protein subunit beta isoform X7, with protein sequence MDQSLSGGRGHVSVLSCFPPSVGRDVAAAVVKPLRASLGNPETHSLLRTDREVKWTMEVLCYGLTLPLDGDTVKLCVDIYTDWLMALVSVRDSIPPPISREPNPYAQKILRHLYSLFLPRSDQMSPVYLSLCQQVLCAVRTLARESAVMSRDTWETLLHFLLRINHAMLAPPTAAAGGVSNLSMAVLLEVWLLSCSQCFPSRSLWQMCRQMLSSWRHQPAVVEHWNRAVAALTSRLLLLTFGSSFPPFKVADEDAALIPADMEDDRVPQTWFRFLHMFSNPVDLGRPLVAGSAPPTQEEVLRGGDSQLPIIFFRAMRGVSKLVDAFLGVTVDDREPTELLLNTGVAVTRSPFRDRLPSYSVSRPRSGSAPPTPVNILSMPSAPPPTTSPPPHNRRLKPANVSKATSKPPTTSPSSPHCKSSYPTPPSPPPLSYCLRPSPSPLRCNVDSLLHLFGCWLFDAALINKDSAGHCDVTVMSERWAGGRAEACGTLCRIFTCKKTAEDILPVYLSRFYLVLLQGLQVCEGACPPVLASILLNSTCLFCCDLRGVNLLLPTFTSALESVLLDRDLLRFKSFVSVVDLRRPSILILASMLPLPLQFGSVQSEGLLNRWSGGNDVSSFLSLKPRLISVLVGALQTESDTHNTQVILAAMLNLVQDSALGQGVGQSQQETESQCGGVRRPRWTSGTSGNRQTRGTSTIQLDSAGVLWVQFVRLLTQRLTAQWRNDSAVCLSALEVLGGLAKVEVRVEESERRRAVSSVCSYIVFQCSRPPQLHSRELHSIIVAAFHCLNVWLTHHPAMFDHQDCLLEVLEIVELGISGSKSRLGQEVRCKEEKELNPASLRVREAAEATLNCVMQVSGALPFVGDLLNEDALIGRSASSGGSVKKFRYFVVDSSVILAILEQPPGPEQASCPSLTALIRGPSGRHTWTLQLHLEPREGRTQAQQTLIPERRGVAQEDSGIRCGVKHKLFPENMDRVPSVKADLSIPALNRIVPDGVQQQLERLRAVLKRQQQVKHPPQVSGHLVVMTTCRPPPPVTNFQTARLFLSHLGLLTPETLKDPGTSGVPTQLVSLDSSVPGFSADLRRLDQLPSRNCDSAFVFYMRAGQRTAAEILKNVESRCSVSSHFLDFLSSLGRPMEVGPQQGGGTSSRSPEFPAVVGDSGGGVFNGEKFVLTFTDALTELTFIVPSSSSSSSSSQAADWLKSPEEAGSKTESPSRLRSHVELSQDSAPQSTSSPADNLKSFPSVSSSFVSESRLLIVWVERFEDAESFLACDLLPEKTTDTATGAPNVHLIFIHPLRTGLYRIRFHENATSKFGLVVPLVNGSVVSKRSLAFLVRETVINCCHRRRLESDSAPLPHVRRKHLISDIILRYRHCHSAPSFYSALFHDL encoded by the exons ATGGACCAATCATTGTCCGGTGGGCGGGGCCATGTGAGCGTGCTCAGTTGTTTCCCGCCCTCTGTGGGCAGAGACGTTGCTGCTGCCGTGGTGAAGCCCCTGAGAGCCAGCCTGGGAAACCCCGAGACACACAGTCTGCTGcgcacagacagagag gTTAAGTGGACGATGGAGGTGTTGTGTTATGGTTTGACTCTCCCATTGGATGGAGACACTGTCAAACTCTGTGTTGACATCTACACTGATTGGCTGATGGCCCTGGTTTCTGTGAGAGACTCCATCCCACCACCAATCAGCAGAGAGCCCAACCCGTATGCCCAGAAGATCCTCCGACACCTGTACAGCCTGTTCCTGCCCAG gtcaGACCAGATGAGTCCGGtctacctgtctctctgtcagcagGTGTTGTGTGCAGTTCGGACATTGGCCAGAGAGAGCGCTGTGATGAGCAGAGACACCTGGGAGACTCTGCTGCACTTCCTGCTTCGCATCAACCATGCCATGCTGGCTCCGCCCACTGCTGCAG caggCGGTGTGTCCAACCTGTCGATGGCGGTCCTCTTGGAGGTGTGGTTGCTGTCTTGCTCTCAGTGCTTCCCGTCGCGCTCGCTGTGGCAGATGTGCAGACAGATGTTGAGCAGCTGGAGACATCAGCCTGCGGTGGTGGAGCACTGGAACCGAGCCGTCGCAGCTTTAACCTCCAG GTTGTTGCTGCTGACCTTTGGTTCGTCGTTCCCTCCGTTTAAAGTGGCAGATGAAGACGCTGCTCTGATCCCTGCAGACATGGAGGACGACAGAGTCCCTCAGACCTGGTTCAGGTTCCTGCACATGTTCAG TAACCCGGTGGACCTCGGCCGCCCGCTCGTTGCTGGTTCGGCTCCTCCCACTCAGGAGGAGGTGTTAAGAGGAGGAGACTCTCAGCTGCCAATCATCTTCTTCAGAGCCATGAGAGGAGTTAGCAAACTGGTCGACGCCTTCCTGG gtgtgacAGTGGACGACAGAGAACCGACAGAGCTGCTGCTAAATACTG GTGTTGCTGTGACCAGGAGCCCCTTCAGAGACCGCCTCCCCTCCTACA GTGTCTCCCGGCCTCGTTCTGGCAGTGCCCCGCCCACTCCAGTGAACATACTGAGCATGCCCAGTGCCCCGCCCCCAACCACTTCCCCCCCTCCGCACAACAGACGACTAAAACCTGCGAATGTTTCCAAGGCAACCAGCAAACCTCCTACG acgtctccctcctcccctcactgCAAGTCCTCCTACCctactcccccctcccctccccctctctcataCTGTCTCCgaccctccccctcccccctcagGTGTAACGTGGACTCCCTCCTGCACCTGTTTGGCTGCTGGTTGTTTGATGCTGCTCTGATCAACAAAGACTCTG CTGGTCACTGTGATGTCACTGTGATGTCAGAAAGATGGGCAGGAGGTCGAGCCGAGGCATGCGGGACGCTCTGCAGAATCTTCACCTGTAAGAAGACAGCAGAGGACATCCTGCCCGTCTACCTGTCCAG gttTTACCTGGTTCTCCTGCAGGGTCTCCAGGTGTGCGAGGGGGCGTGTCCTCCTGTTCTGGCATCCATCCTGTTGAACTCCACCTGCCTGTTCTGCTGTGACCTGAGAGGAGTCAACCTGCTGCTCCCCACCTTCACCTCAGCGCTGGAGAGCGTGCTGCTGGACAG AGACCTGCTGAGGTTTAAGAGTTTCGTGAGTGTAGTGGATTTGAGACGACCCTCCATCCTCATCCTGGCGTCCATGCTGCCCCTCCCTCTGCAGTTTGGATCCGTCCAATCCGAG GGGTTGCTGAACAGGTGGTCGGGTGGTAATGATGTCAGTAGCTTCCTGTCTCTGAAGCCCCGCCTCATTAGTGTTCTAGTTGGAGCTCTGCAGACGGAGAGCGACACCCACAACACACAGGTGATCCTGG CCGCCATGTTGAACCTGGTTCAGGACTCGGCTCTGGGACAAGGTGTGGGACAAAGTCAGCAG GAAACTGAGTCCCAGTGTGGTGGAGTCAGGAGACCCAGATGGACCAGTGGAACCAgtggaaacagacaaaccaGAGGAACCAGTA CCATCCAGCTGGATTCGGCAGGTGTCCTGTGGGTTCAGTTTGTGCGTCTGCTGACTCAGCGTCTGACGGCTCAGTGGAGGAATGACTCagcagtttgtctgtctgcactgGAAGTACTGGGAGGACTGGCCAAG GTGGAGGTGAGGGTGGAGGAGTCGGAGAGGAGGCGGGCGGTCAGCTCTGTCTGCAGTTACATCGTGTTCCAGTGCAGTCGTCCTCCTCAGCTTCACTCCAGAGAGCTGCACTCCATCATCGTCGCTGCCTTCCACTGTCTGAACGTCTGGTTAACTCACCACCCCGCCATGTTTGACCACCAG gaCTGCTTGCTGGAGGTCTTGGAGATCGTGGAACTGGGGATTTCGGGCAGTAAGTCCAGACTGGGACAGGAAGTGAGGTGtaaagaggagaaggagctgAACCCGGCCTCTCTGAGGGTGAGGGAGGCTGCTGAGGCCACGCTGAACTG tgtgatgcaggtCTCAGGAGCACTTCCATTTGTTGGAGATTTGTTGAACGAGGACGCTCTGATTGGCCGGTCTGCTTCGAGCGGTGGCAGCGTGAAGAAGTTCCGGTACTTTGTGGTGGACAGCTCGGTGATTCTGGCCATTCTGGAGCAGCCGCCGGGACCTGAACAGG CGTCGTGTCCGTCGCTCACAGCGCTGATCAGAGGACCATCAGGACGTCACACCTGGACTCTACAGCTCCACCTGGAGCCCAGAGAGGGACGAACACAGGCACAG CAGACTCTGATCCCAGAACGACGCGGCGTGGCCCAGGAGGATTCTGGGATACGGTGTGGTGTTAAACACAAGCTGTTTCCTGAGAACATGGACAGAGTCCCTTCAGTTAAAGCAGATCTGAGCATCCCAGCTCTGAACAGGATCGTTCCTGACGGG gtgcagcagcagctggagcgtCTGCGAGCAGTGTTGAAGAGACAGCAACAGGTTAAACATCCCCCGCAGGTGAGCGGTCATTTGGTTGTCATGACAACCTGCAGGCCGCCGCCTCCAGTCACCAACTTCCAGACGGCAAGACTCTTCCTGTCCCACCTGGGCCTGCTGACACCTGAGACCCTGAAG GATCCAGGTACCAGTGGTGTCCCGACTCAGCTGGTGTCTCTGGACTCATCTGTTCCAGGTTTCTCAGCGGATCTGAGACGTTTGGATCAGCTGCCGTCCAGAAACTGTGACTCTGCCTTTGTCTTCTACAtgagagcaggacagagaacagctgctgag atCTTAAAGAATGTGGAGTCCAGGTGCAGTGTCTCATCTCACTTCCTGGACTTCCTGTCGTCTCTTGGTCGACCAATGGAGGTGGGGCCACAACAGGGGGGTGGGACCAGCTCTAGAAGTCCAG AATTCCCTGCTGTCGTGGGTGACAGTGGAGGGGGTGTGTTTAACGGAGAGAAGTTCGTCCTGACGTTCACCGATGCTCTGACAGAGCTCACCTTCATCgtcccatcatcatcatcatcctcatcatcatcacaag CTGCTGATTGGTTGAAGAGTCCAGAGGAGGCGGGGTCAAAGACTGAGTCACCATCCCGCCTGCGGAGTCATGTTGAGCTCAGCCAAGACTCCGCCCCTCAATCCACA AGTTCTCCAGCTGACAACCTGAAGTCTTTTCCTTCCGTGTCCTCGTCCTTCGTCTCTGAGTCGAGGCTCCTGATAGTTTGGGTCGAGCGCTTTGAGGACGCCG agagtTTCCTTGCGTGTGATCTGCTGCCGGAGAAGACGACAGACACAGCGACGgg AGCACCAAACGTCCACCTGATCTTCATCCATCCTCTGAGAACTGGACTCTACCGGATCCGTTTCCATGAAAACGCCACCAGCAAGTTCGGTTTGGTGGTTCCACTGGTCAATGGGAGTGTGGTCAGCAAGAGGTCACTGG cttTCCTGGTCAGAGAAACGGTCATTAACTGTTGCCATCGGCGACGGTTGGAGAGTGACTCCGCCCCTCTGCCTCATGTCAGAAGGAAGCACctgatcagtgacatcatccTTCGCTACCGCCACTGCCACTCGGCGCCGTCCTTTTACTCTGCCCTGTTCcacgacctctga
- the ralgapb gene encoding ral GTPase-activating protein subunit beta isoform X3, protein MDQSLSGGRGHVSVLSCFPPSVGRDVAAAVVKPLRASLGNPETHSLLRTDREVKWTMEVLCYGLTLPLDGDTVKLCVDIYTDWLMALVSVRDSIPPPISREPNPYAQKILRHLYSLFLPRSDQMSPVYLSLCQQVLCAVRTLARESAVMSRDTWETLLHFLLRINHAMLAPPTAAAGGVSNLSMAVLLEVWLLSCSQCFPSRSLWQMCRQMLSSWRHQPAVVEHWNRAVAALTSRLLLLTFGSSFPPFKVADEDAALIPADMEDDRVPQTWFRFLHMFSNPVDLGRPLVAGSAPPTQEEVLRGGDSQLPIIFFRAMRGVSKLVDAFLGVTVDDREPTELLLNTGLTARIHFRDRLPSLGVAVTRSPFRDRLPSYSVSRPRSGSAPPTPVNILSMPSAPPPTTSPPPHNRRLKPANVSKATSKPPTTSPSSPHCKSSYPTPPSPPPLSYCLRPSPSPLRCNVDSLLHLFGCWLFDAALINKDSAGHCDVTVMSERWAGGRAEACGTLCRIFTCKKTAEDILPVYLSRFYLVLLQGLQVCEGACPPVLASILLNSTCLFCCDLRGVNLLLPTFTSALESVLLDRDLLRFKSFVSVVDLRRPSILILASMLPLPLQFGSVQSEGLLNRWSGGNDVSSFLSLKPRLISVLVGALQTESDTHNTQVILAAMLNLVQDSALGQGVGQSQQETESQCGGVRRPRWTSGTSGNRQTRGTSTIQLDSAGVLWVQFVRLLTQRLTAQWRNDSAVCLSALEVLGGLAKVEVRVEESERRRAVSSVCSYIVFQCSRPPQLHSRELHSIIVAAFHCLNVWLTHHPAMFDHQDCLLEVLEIVELGISGSKSRLGQEVRCKEEKELNPASLRVREAAEATLNCVMQVSGALPFVGDLLNEDALIGRSASSGGSVKKFRYFVVDSSVILAILEQPPGPEQASCPSLTALIRGPSGRHTWTLQLHLEPREGRTQAQTLIPERRGVAQEDSGIRCGVKHKLFPENMDRVPSVKADLSIPALNRIVPDGVQQQLERLRAVLKRQQQVKHPPQVSGHLVVMTTCRPPPPVTNFQTARLFLSHLGLLTPETLKDPGTSGVPTQLVSLDSSVPGFSADLRRLDQLPSRNCDSAFVFYMRAGQRTAAEILKNVESRCSVSSHFLDFLSSLGRPMEVGPQQGGGTSSRSPEFPAVVGDSGGGVFNGEKFVLTFTDALTELTFIVPSSSSSSSSSQAADWLKSPEEAGSKTESPSRLRSHVELSQDSAPQSTSSPADNLKSFPSVSSSFVSESRLLIVWVERFEDAESFLACDLLPEKTTDTATGAPNVHLIFIHPLRTGLYRIRFHENATSKFGLVVPLVNGSVVSKRSLAFLVRETVINCCHRRRLESDSAPLPHVRRKHLISDIILRYRHCHSAPSFYSALFHDL, encoded by the exons ATGGACCAATCATTGTCCGGTGGGCGGGGCCATGTGAGCGTGCTCAGTTGTTTCCCGCCCTCTGTGGGCAGAGACGTTGCTGCTGCCGTGGTGAAGCCCCTGAGAGCCAGCCTGGGAAACCCCGAGACACACAGTCTGCTGcgcacagacagagag gTTAAGTGGACGATGGAGGTGTTGTGTTATGGTTTGACTCTCCCATTGGATGGAGACACTGTCAAACTCTGTGTTGACATCTACACTGATTGGCTGATGGCCCTGGTTTCTGTGAGAGACTCCATCCCACCACCAATCAGCAGAGAGCCCAACCCGTATGCCCAGAAGATCCTCCGACACCTGTACAGCCTGTTCCTGCCCAG gtcaGACCAGATGAGTCCGGtctacctgtctctctgtcagcagGTGTTGTGTGCAGTTCGGACATTGGCCAGAGAGAGCGCTGTGATGAGCAGAGACACCTGGGAGACTCTGCTGCACTTCCTGCTTCGCATCAACCATGCCATGCTGGCTCCGCCCACTGCTGCAG caggCGGTGTGTCCAACCTGTCGATGGCGGTCCTCTTGGAGGTGTGGTTGCTGTCTTGCTCTCAGTGCTTCCCGTCGCGCTCGCTGTGGCAGATGTGCAGACAGATGTTGAGCAGCTGGAGACATCAGCCTGCGGTGGTGGAGCACTGGAACCGAGCCGTCGCAGCTTTAACCTCCAG GTTGTTGCTGCTGACCTTTGGTTCGTCGTTCCCTCCGTTTAAAGTGGCAGATGAAGACGCTGCTCTGATCCCTGCAGACATGGAGGACGACAGAGTCCCTCAGACCTGGTTCAGGTTCCTGCACATGTTCAG TAACCCGGTGGACCTCGGCCGCCCGCTCGTTGCTGGTTCGGCTCCTCCCACTCAGGAGGAGGTGTTAAGAGGAGGAGACTCTCAGCTGCCAATCATCTTCTTCAGAGCCATGAGAGGAGTTAGCAAACTGGTCGACGCCTTCCTGG gtgtgacAGTGGACGACAGAGAACCGACAGAGCTGCTGCTAAATACTG GACTGACAGCCAGGATCCACTTCAGAGACCGGCTTCCTTCTCTTG GTGTTGCTGTGACCAGGAGCCCCTTCAGAGACCGCCTCCCCTCCTACA GTGTCTCCCGGCCTCGTTCTGGCAGTGCCCCGCCCACTCCAGTGAACATACTGAGCATGCCCAGTGCCCCGCCCCCAACCACTTCCCCCCCTCCGCACAACAGACGACTAAAACCTGCGAATGTTTCCAAGGCAACCAGCAAACCTCCTACG acgtctccctcctcccctcactgCAAGTCCTCCTACCctactcccccctcccctccccctctctcataCTGTCTCCgaccctccccctcccccctcagGTGTAACGTGGACTCCCTCCTGCACCTGTTTGGCTGCTGGTTGTTTGATGCTGCTCTGATCAACAAAGACTCTG CTGGTCACTGTGATGTCACTGTGATGTCAGAAAGATGGGCAGGAGGTCGAGCCGAGGCATGCGGGACGCTCTGCAGAATCTTCACCTGTAAGAAGACAGCAGAGGACATCCTGCCCGTCTACCTGTCCAG gttTTACCTGGTTCTCCTGCAGGGTCTCCAGGTGTGCGAGGGGGCGTGTCCTCCTGTTCTGGCATCCATCCTGTTGAACTCCACCTGCCTGTTCTGCTGTGACCTGAGAGGAGTCAACCTGCTGCTCCCCACCTTCACCTCAGCGCTGGAGAGCGTGCTGCTGGACAG AGACCTGCTGAGGTTTAAGAGTTTCGTGAGTGTAGTGGATTTGAGACGACCCTCCATCCTCATCCTGGCGTCCATGCTGCCCCTCCCTCTGCAGTTTGGATCCGTCCAATCCGAG GGGTTGCTGAACAGGTGGTCGGGTGGTAATGATGTCAGTAGCTTCCTGTCTCTGAAGCCCCGCCTCATTAGTGTTCTAGTTGGAGCTCTGCAGACGGAGAGCGACACCCACAACACACAGGTGATCCTGG CCGCCATGTTGAACCTGGTTCAGGACTCGGCTCTGGGACAAGGTGTGGGACAAAGTCAGCAG GAAACTGAGTCCCAGTGTGGTGGAGTCAGGAGACCCAGATGGACCAGTGGAACCAgtggaaacagacaaaccaGAGGAACCAGTA CCATCCAGCTGGATTCGGCAGGTGTCCTGTGGGTTCAGTTTGTGCGTCTGCTGACTCAGCGTCTGACGGCTCAGTGGAGGAATGACTCagcagtttgtctgtctgcactgGAAGTACTGGGAGGACTGGCCAAG GTGGAGGTGAGGGTGGAGGAGTCGGAGAGGAGGCGGGCGGTCAGCTCTGTCTGCAGTTACATCGTGTTCCAGTGCAGTCGTCCTCCTCAGCTTCACTCCAGAGAGCTGCACTCCATCATCGTCGCTGCCTTCCACTGTCTGAACGTCTGGTTAACTCACCACCCCGCCATGTTTGACCACCAG gaCTGCTTGCTGGAGGTCTTGGAGATCGTGGAACTGGGGATTTCGGGCAGTAAGTCCAGACTGGGACAGGAAGTGAGGTGtaaagaggagaaggagctgAACCCGGCCTCTCTGAGGGTGAGGGAGGCTGCTGAGGCCACGCTGAACTG tgtgatgcaggtCTCAGGAGCACTTCCATTTGTTGGAGATTTGTTGAACGAGGACGCTCTGATTGGCCGGTCTGCTTCGAGCGGTGGCAGCGTGAAGAAGTTCCGGTACTTTGTGGTGGACAGCTCGGTGATTCTGGCCATTCTGGAGCAGCCGCCGGGACCTGAACAGG CGTCGTGTCCGTCGCTCACAGCGCTGATCAGAGGACCATCAGGACGTCACACCTGGACTCTACAGCTCCACCTGGAGCCCAGAGAGGGACGAACACAGGCACAG ACTCTGATCCCAGAACGACGCGGCGTGGCCCAGGAGGATTCTGGGATACGGTGTGGTGTTAAACACAAGCTGTTTCCTGAGAACATGGACAGAGTCCCTTCAGTTAAAGCAGATCTGAGCATCCCAGCTCTGAACAGGATCGTTCCTGACGGG gtgcagcagcagctggagcgtCTGCGAGCAGTGTTGAAGAGACAGCAACAGGTTAAACATCCCCCGCAGGTGAGCGGTCATTTGGTTGTCATGACAACCTGCAGGCCGCCGCCTCCAGTCACCAACTTCCAGACGGCAAGACTCTTCCTGTCCCACCTGGGCCTGCTGACACCTGAGACCCTGAAG GATCCAGGTACCAGTGGTGTCCCGACTCAGCTGGTGTCTCTGGACTCATCTGTTCCAGGTTTCTCAGCGGATCTGAGACGTTTGGATCAGCTGCCGTCCAGAAACTGTGACTCTGCCTTTGTCTTCTACAtgagagcaggacagagaacagctgctgag atCTTAAAGAATGTGGAGTCCAGGTGCAGTGTCTCATCTCACTTCCTGGACTTCCTGTCGTCTCTTGGTCGACCAATGGAGGTGGGGCCACAACAGGGGGGTGGGACCAGCTCTAGAAGTCCAG AATTCCCTGCTGTCGTGGGTGACAGTGGAGGGGGTGTGTTTAACGGAGAGAAGTTCGTCCTGACGTTCACCGATGCTCTGACAGAGCTCACCTTCATCgtcccatcatcatcatcatcctcatcatcatcacaag CTGCTGATTGGTTGAAGAGTCCAGAGGAGGCGGGGTCAAAGACTGAGTCACCATCCCGCCTGCGGAGTCATGTTGAGCTCAGCCAAGACTCCGCCCCTCAATCCACA AGTTCTCCAGCTGACAACCTGAAGTCTTTTCCTTCCGTGTCCTCGTCCTTCGTCTCTGAGTCGAGGCTCCTGATAGTTTGGGTCGAGCGCTTTGAGGACGCCG agagtTTCCTTGCGTGTGATCTGCTGCCGGAGAAGACGACAGACACAGCGACGgg AGCACCAAACGTCCACCTGATCTTCATCCATCCTCTGAGAACTGGACTCTACCGGATCCGTTTCCATGAAAACGCCACCAGCAAGTTCGGTTTGGTGGTTCCACTGGTCAATGGGAGTGTGGTCAGCAAGAGGTCACTGG cttTCCTGGTCAGAGAAACGGTCATTAACTGTTGCCATCGGCGACGGTTGGAGAGTGACTCCGCCCCTCTGCCTCATGTCAGAAGGAAGCACctgatcagtgacatcatccTTCGCTACCGCCACTGCCACTCGGCGCCGTCCTTTTACTCTGCCCTGTTCcacgacctctga